Proteins encoded together in one Ipomoea triloba cultivar NCNSP0323 chromosome 4, ASM357664v1 window:
- the LOC116017189 gene encoding protein RALF-like 24, producing the protein MKKALAGKILGHKMLKTQQHFKPFITILLSLLFLNSQLSLCGGASAMGLNPVKGTDFDVMVKRGCVGKSNECTAMAVEEEEMDSESNRRVLLMRKRYISYETLRRDLVPCDMPGASYYNCKGPGKANTYNRGCEIITRCARAVNGINS; encoded by the coding sequence ATGAAAAAAGCACTAGCAGGGAAAATCTTGGGACACAAGATGCTGAAAACCCAACAGCATTTCAAACCCTTCATCACCATCTTATTATCATTACTTTTCTTGAATTCCCAGTTGAGCCTCTGTGGTGGGGCTTCAGCAATGGGCCTAAATCCGGTGAAAGGCACCGACTTTGATGTAATGGTTAAAAGGGGCTGTGTTGGAAAGAGCAATGAGTGCACTGCCATGGCTGTGGAGGAGGAAGAGATGGATTCTGAGAGCAATCGGAGGGTTTTGCTGATGCGAAAGAGGTACATTAGCTATGAGACTCTGAGAAGAGATTTGGTGCCTTGTGATATGCCTGGTGCTTCATATTACAACTGCAAGGGCCCTGGAAAAGCTAACACTTATAACAGAGGGTGTGAGATCATCACAAGGTGTGCTAGAGCGGTCAATGGCATCAATTCTTGA
- the LOC116016662 gene encoding heat stress transcription factor A-5, whose product MDGLAPVPAGGGGGGPAPFLIKTYDMVDDSGTDEIVQWSENGNSFVVWNPPEFARLLLPTYFKHNNFSSFIRQLNTYGFRKIDPERWEFANEEFLRGQKHLLKNIHRRKPIHSHSHPPGSTVDPERAAFEEEIDKLSREKSNLEANISTFILQQSTAKQQLEELTQRVGNMEQRQENLLACFKKAIRNPDFVERLAQKLESMDFSAYTKKRRLPQVENSQPVEETILVDNHSSSRPEFGNLCHQDFSNKLRLELSPAVSDVNLLSHSTQSSNEDGGSPLRRLSEGWPNDLQMRTADVLYAPETVELSDTGTSFTLKMDSPLTGKASGVTSPRLNSFQHTLTANEEVDGQMSCQLNLTLASSTLQVDSNPHSARMPQMGDMIRCSESRSNIDGNVADHSIPQKTRNPSIDNANLSSAHNASNNKQGSATPPARVNDVFWEQFLTERPGCSDNEEASSGIRAGSYDEQEDRRSNQGIARNTSSMDKLTL is encoded by the exons ATGGATGGGCTTGCTCCGGTGCCGGCCGGCGGGGGCGGCGGTGGTCCGGCTCCGTTCCTTATCAAGACGTATGACATGGTGGACGACTCGGGCACCGATGAAATCGTACAGTGGTCCGAGAACGGCAACAGCTTCGTGGTTTGGAACCCTCCGGAATTCGCGCGGCTTCTCCTCCCTACCTACTTCAAGCACAACAACTTCTCCAGTTTCATACGTCAGCTCAACACCTAT GGTTTTCGGAAGATTGATCCTGAAAGATGGGAATTTGCAAATGAAGAATTTCTGAGAGGCCAAAAGCATCTCCTTAAGAACATTCACCGCAGAAAACCTATTCACAGTCATAGTCATCCTCCAGGTTCCACAGTAGATCCAGAAAGAGCTGCATTTGAGGAAGAAATCGATAAGCTTTCTCGTGAGAAGAGTAATCTCGAGGCCAACATCTCAACATTCATACTGCAACAGTCCACCGCAAAACAGCAGCTCGAAGAACTAACGCAGCGGGTTGGTAATATGGAGCAAAGGCAAGAGAATTTGTTGGCATGTTTCAAAAAGGCCATCCGTAATCCCGATTTTGTTGAACGTCTTGCTCAAAAGCTAGAATCCATGGATTTTTCAGCTTATACTAAGAAAAGAAGATTGCCTCAAGTTGAAAATTCCCAACCAGTTGAAGAGACTATCCTGGTAGACAACCATAGCAGCTCTAGACCTGAGTTTGGTAACCTATGCCACCAAGATTTCTCAAATAAGCTGAGGCTAGAGTTATCTCCAGCTGTTTCAGATGTTAATTTGCTTTCTCATAGCACTCAAAGCTCAAACGAAGACGGGGGTAGTCCCCTCAGGAGATTATCTGAAGGATGGCCGAATGATTTGCAAATGAGAACTGCTGATGTTCTATATGCTCCAGAGACAGTCGAGCTTTCAGATACAGGAACATCATTTACCTTGAAGATGGATTCTCCTTTGACCGGTAAAGCAAGTGGTGTCACAAGTCCGAGACTCAACTCGTTTCAACATACCTTGACTGCTAATGAGGAAGTCGATGGGCAAATGTCCTGTCAATTGAATCTTACTCTAGCTTCTTCTACACTGCAAGTTGACTCTAACCCACATTCAGCCAGAATGCCACAAATGGGCGATATGATTAGATGTTCAGAATCAAGATCCAACATTGATGGCAATGTAGCAGATCATAGCATTCCACAGAAGACCAGAAACCCTTCTATAGATAATGCCAATTTGTCTTCTGCTCACAATGCATCAAATAACAAGCAAGGGTCTGCCACACCTCCGGCCCGAGTGAATGACGTGTTCTGGGAGCAATTCCTGACAGAAAGGCCAGGTTGCTCTGATAATGAAGAGGCGAGCTCTGGTATCCGAGCAGGTTCATATGATGAGCAAGAAGATAGAAGATCAAATCAGGGAATAGCTCGAAACACAAGCAGCATGGATAAACTTACTCTCTAA
- the LOC116016819 gene encoding selenium-binding protein 2-like, translating to MATAAAAAEQPRCCKTGPGYASPKEAMKGPRESLIYVTCVYSGTGTEKPDYLATVDVDPNSPTFSKIIHRLPMPYIGDELHHSGWNSCSSCHGDPSATRRYLVLPSLISGRVYAIDTIKDPKAPSLYKVVEPDDIISKTGLAFPHTAHCLASGDIMLSCLGDKDGNAEGNGFLLLDSDFNVKGRWEKPGHSPQYGYDFWYQPRHKTMISSSWGAPTAFTKGFNPQHVSDGLYGRHLHVYSWPDGELKQTLDLGNTGLLPLEIRFLHDPSEATGFVGCALTSNMVRFFKKPDDSWGHEVAASVKPLKVQNWILPEMPGLITDFLISLDDRFLYFANWLHGDIRQYNIEDRANPKLAGQVWVGGLIRKGSSVVAEAEDGTTYQVDVPDIQGKKLRGGPQMIQLSLDGKRLYATNSLYSTWDKQFYPDLVEKGSHIIQIDVDTHKGGLSINPNFFVDFGAEPDGPALAHEMRYPGGDCTSDIWI from the exons AtggcgacggcggcggcggcagcgGAGCAACCCAGGTGCTGCAAGACTGGGCCCGGCTATGCTAGCCCCAAGGAAGCCATGAAAGGTCCTAGGGAGTCCCTCATTTATGTCACGTGCGTCTATTCAG GAACAGGAACAGAGAAGCCTGATTACCTGGCTACTGTTGATGTTGATCCTAATTCACCaacattttccaaaataatCCACAGGCTACCAATGCCTTACATAGGCGATGAACTACACCATTCTGGCTGGAATTCCTGCAGTTCTTGCCATGGCGATCCATCTGCTACTCGAAGATATCTCGTCCTGCCTTCACTAAT ATCAGGGCGGGTATATGCGATTGACACAATAAAGGATCCGAAAGCTCCCAGTTTGTATAAAGTTGTTGAACCTGATGATATTATAAGCAAGACTGGATTGGCGTTTCCACACACAGCTCATTGCCTTGCTTCAGGCGACATAATGCTGTCGTGCCTTGGTGATAAAGATGGGAATGCGGAGGGGAATGGGTTTCTTCTTCTTGATTCTGATTTCAATGTGAAGGGGCGGTGGGAAAAGCCGGGGCACAGTCCACAGTATGGGTACGATTTTTGGTACCAGCCTCGACACAAGACGATGATCAGCTCTTCTTGGGGAGCTCCCACCGCCTTCACGAAAGGCTTCAATCCTCAGCATGTTTCTGATGGGCTGTACGGTCGCCATTTGCATGTCTATAGCTGGCCTGATGGCGAGTTGAAACAGACGCTGGATCTTGGAAATACCGGGCTTCTACCCTTGGAG ATAAGATTCCTGCATGATCCATCTGAAGCAACCGGGTTCGTGGGGTGTGCCTTGACCAGCAACATGGTTCGTTTTTTCAAGAAACCAGATGACTCGTGGGGCCATGAG GTAGCAGCGTCAGTGAAACCACTGAAAGTGCAGAATTGGATTCTTCCTGAAATGCCCGGGCTCATTACTGATTTCCTGATCTCGTTGGATGATCGCTTCCTCTACTTCGCCAATTGGCTGCACGGTGATATTAGACAGTATAACATCGAGGATCGAGCAAACCCGAAGCTGGCAGGGCAAGTCTGGGTTGGTGGATTGATCCGAAAAGGAAGCTCTGTAGTTGCAGAGGCTGAAGATGGTACAACATACCAGGTGGATGTCCCAGATATCCAG GGAAAGAAGCTGAGAGGAGGACCGCAGATGATACAGCTGAGCCTAGACGGGAAGAGGCTATACGCGACAAACTCGCTGTACAGCACCTGGGACAAGCAGTTCTATCCAGATCTGGTGGAGAAAGGCTCCCACATTATACAGATAGATGTGGACACACACAAAGGTGGGCTCTCCATTAACCCTAACTTCTTCGTCGACTTCGGAGCTGAGCCTGATGGTCCAGCCTTGGCTCATGAGATGAGGTATCCTGGTGGTGACTGCACTTCTGATATCTGGATTTAA